From the genome of Yersinia enterocolitica, one region includes:
- a CDS encoding selenide, water dikinase SelD — protein MTPPAIRLTQYSHGAGCGCKISPKVLDKILHTDQQKLLDPRLLVGNETRDDAAVYDIGGGVGIISTTDFFMPIVDDPFDFGRIAATNAISDIYAMGGKPIMAIAILGWPIDKLAPEVAQQVIEGGRYVCQQAGISLAGGHSIDAPEPIFGLAVTGIVSTEQVKKNSAAQAGCKLFLTKPLGIGILTTAEKKSKLRPEHQGVATETMCQLNKSGADFASIAGVTAMTDVTGFGLLGHLSEICQGSGVQAKLHFSAIPRLPAVEEYIAAGCVPGGTGRNFDSYGHLIGEMTELQKTLLCDPQTSGGLLLAVLPEAEAQVQAIAAQHGMTLSSIGELSSVDNRRALIEITE, from the coding sequence ATGACACCGCCAGCGATACGTCTTACCCAATACAGCCACGGAGCGGGGTGCGGTTGCAAAATTTCGCCCAAAGTTTTGGATAAGATATTGCATACCGATCAGCAGAAGCTTCTTGACCCCCGGCTGTTGGTGGGGAATGAAACGCGTGATGATGCAGCAGTTTATGATATTGGCGGCGGTGTTGGCATCATCAGCACTACCGACTTTTTTATGCCGATCGTTGACGATCCCTTTGATTTTGGCCGAATTGCAGCCACCAATGCTATCAGTGATATCTATGCGATGGGGGGTAAACCCATTATGGCGATTGCCATCCTGGGCTGGCCGATAGATAAACTGGCACCTGAAGTTGCCCAACAGGTTATCGAGGGCGGGCGCTATGTTTGCCAGCAGGCCGGTATTTCTCTGGCAGGGGGGCATTCCATTGATGCGCCTGAGCCGATTTTCGGTCTGGCGGTCACCGGAATCGTCAGCACTGAGCAGGTTAAGAAAAACAGTGCCGCACAGGCTGGTTGTAAGCTATTTCTGACCAAACCGCTGGGTATTGGTATTCTGACGACGGCAGAAAAGAAAAGTAAGTTGCGACCTGAACATCAAGGGGTAGCAACAGAAACCATGTGTCAGTTGAATAAATCAGGGGCGGACTTTGCCAGTATTGCCGGTGTCACTGCCATGACCGATGTTACCGGGTTCGGCCTGTTAGGGCATTTAAGCGAGATTTGTCAAGGGTCCGGTGTTCAGGCCAAATTACATTTCTCGGCTATACCGCGATTACCTGCGGTTGAAGAGTATATTGCTGCGGGTTGTGTGCCGGGGGGAACTGGGCGTAATTTTGACAGTTATGGCCATCTGATCGGCGAGATGACCGAGTTACAGAAAACGTTATTGTGTGACCCACAGACTTCCGGTGGTTTGTTGTTAGCCGTATTGCCTGAAGCGGAGGCTCAGGTGCAGGCTATTGCGGCTCAGCACGGTATGACGCTCAGTTCTATTGGCGAGTTGAGCTCTGTGGATAACCGCCGGGCGTTGATTGAGATTACAGAATGA
- a CDS encoding DUF1496 domain-containing protein encodes MRILLLLGCIGFASLISAAAMANRNNVDVVVPLPPEIWNNSSNRNTNNNPCTRCCVYQNQNYSEGAVLRVEGEVLQCVRDSSVIGTNPLIWKRLTR; translated from the coding sequence ATGAGAATATTGTTATTGCTAGGTTGTATTGGTTTTGCCTCGCTTATTTCTGCTGCGGCGATGGCCAATCGTAACAATGTCGATGTTGTTGTTCCTTTGCCACCTGAAATATGGAATAACTCATCAAATCGCAACACGAATAATAATCCGTGCACTCGCTGTTGTGTCTATCAAAATCAGAATTATTCTGAAGGTGCTGTATTGCGAGTTGAAGGTGAAGTGTTGCAGTGTGTGCGTGATAGCAGTGTGATCGGTACCAATCCATTGATTTGGAAGCGGTTGACCAGGTAA
- a CDS encoding (deoxy)nucleoside triphosphate pyrophosphohydrolase, translating to MIDVVAAIIEQNGKILLAQRDSCRDQAGLWEFPGGKVEAGENQPQALIRELAEELNIEASVTRYIATNQWDSDKQTIRLHAWLVESFSGKLALHCHSAVVWLAPEEAYRYPLAPADVPLLDAFIAQKR from the coding sequence ATGATTGATGTTGTCGCCGCCATTATTGAACAAAATGGTAAGATTCTGCTGGCTCAGCGGGACTCATGCCGTGATCAGGCCGGTTTGTGGGAGTTTCCTGGAGGGAAAGTTGAGGCGGGAGAGAACCAACCTCAGGCTCTGATACGTGAACTGGCCGAAGAGTTAAATATTGAGGCATCAGTGACCCGATATATCGCCACCAACCAATGGGATTCAGATAAACAGACCATCAGATTGCATGCCTGGCTCGTTGAGAGTTTCAGCGGCAAGCTAGCATTGCATTGTCACTCCGCAGTGGTCTGGTTGGCACCAGAGGAGGCTTACCGTTACCCTCTGGCACCCGCCGATGTTCCGCTTTTAGATGCGTTTATTGCCCAGAAACGTTAG
- a CDS encoding DNA topoisomerase III (decatenates replicating daughter chromosomes): MMRLFIAEKPSLARAIADILPKPHRRGDGFIACGSDQMVTWCVGHLLEQAQPDAYDSRYARWSLADLPIIPEKWQLQPRPSVSKQLNVIKQLLQQADEVVHAGDPDREGQLLVDEVLDYLDLVAEKRQNVRRCLINDLNPQAVERAVERLRYNREFIPLCVSALARARADWLYGINMTRAYTILGRNAGYDGVLSVGRVQTPVLGLVVRRDEEIEDFIPKDFFEVKAHIVTPADERFIALWQPSDSCESYQDEEGRLLHRPLAEHVVNRITGQPAFVTSYNDKRESETAPLPFSLSTLQIEAAKRFGLSAQQVLDICQRLYETHKLITYPRSDCRYLPEEHFAGRHSVLNAISIHQADLLPLEVMDSDRRNRCWDDKKVDAHHAIIPTARASKVNLTTDEGKVYRLVAQQYLMQFCPDAQFRKCVIELDIAGGKFVAKARFLAEAGWRTLLGSKERDEENEGSPLPVVEKGAELLCERGEVVERQTQPPRPFTDASLLSAMTGIARFVQDKELKKVLRATDGLGTEATRAGIIELLFKRTFLFKKGRYIHASPAGRALIHALPDIAARPDMTAHWESTLTQISEKNCRYQDFMQPLVATLQDLISQAKQNRSPQVFRGLPAAPSGAIKKRKKAPSKTKDNKS; the protein is encoded by the coding sequence ATGATGCGACTTTTTATTGCTGAAAAACCCAGTTTGGCGCGGGCGATTGCCGATATTTTGCCAAAGCCGCATCGTCGAGGCGATGGATTTATTGCCTGTGGCAGTGATCAAATGGTGACTTGGTGTGTGGGTCACTTGCTGGAACAGGCCCAACCTGATGCTTATGACAGCCGCTATGCACGTTGGTCGTTAGCTGATTTACCTATTATTCCTGAAAAATGGCAACTACAGCCTCGGCCCTCGGTCAGTAAGCAATTGAATGTTATCAAACAACTTTTGCAACAGGCCGACGAAGTGGTGCATGCCGGTGACCCAGACCGCGAAGGGCAACTGTTGGTTGATGAAGTATTGGATTACCTCGATTTGGTGGCAGAGAAGCGGCAAAATGTCCGCCGTTGCCTGATTAACGATCTCAACCCGCAGGCAGTGGAGCGTGCGGTGGAGCGTTTGCGTTATAACCGCGAGTTTATCCCGTTATGTGTTTCGGCATTGGCCCGCGCCAGAGCCGATTGGCTATATGGCATCAATATGACCCGTGCCTATACTATTCTTGGGCGTAATGCAGGTTATGATGGTGTTTTGTCAGTAGGGCGGGTACAAACGCCGGTATTAGGCTTGGTTGTCCGCCGTGACGAAGAAATTGAAGATTTTATTCCCAAAGACTTTTTCGAAGTTAAAGCCCATATTGTCACGCCTGCGGATGAGCGTTTTATTGCCCTATGGCAGCCGAGTGATTCTTGCGAGTCATATCAGGATGAAGAAGGGCGCTTGTTGCATCGGCCACTGGCTGAACATGTGGTTAATCGCATCACGGGTCAGCCTGCATTTGTAACTTCCTATAATGATAAACGGGAATCAGAAACCGCACCGTTACCCTTTTCCCTTTCGACATTGCAGATTGAAGCTGCTAAACGCTTCGGTTTGAGCGCTCAGCAAGTTCTGGATATTTGTCAGCGTTTATATGAAACGCACAAATTGATTACGTATCCGCGTTCAGATTGCCGATACCTACCAGAAGAGCATTTCGCTGGGCGTCATTCGGTATTGAATGCCATCAGCATTCATCAGGCTGACTTATTGCCGTTGGAGGTAATGGACAGTGATCGGCGTAATCGCTGCTGGGATGACAAAAAAGTCGATGCCCACCACGCCATTATCCCAACAGCACGGGCCAGTAAGGTGAATCTAACCACTGATGAAGGCAAAGTTTACCGATTGGTAGCACAGCAGTATCTGATGCAATTTTGTCCAGATGCACAATTTCGTAAATGTGTCATTGAGCTCGATATTGCTGGCGGCAAGTTTGTCGCTAAGGCCCGTTTTCTGGCGGAGGCGGGGTGGCGTACCTTGCTTGGTAGCAAAGAGCGCGATGAAGAAAATGAAGGCTCGCCGTTGCCGGTGGTGGAGAAAGGTGCTGAATTATTGTGTGAGCGGGGTGAGGTTGTTGAACGGCAAACTCAGCCGCCACGACCATTTACCGATGCCAGTTTATTATCAGCGATGACCGGAATCGCGCGGTTTGTGCAGGATAAAGAGCTGAAAAAAGTGTTACGTGCAACAGATGGGTTGGGGACTGAGGCAACACGAGCTGGGATTATTGAGCTACTTTTCAAACGTACTTTTTTATTCAAAAAAGGGCGTTATATTCATGCAAGCCCTGCGGGAAGAGCATTGATTCACGCGCTGCCTGATATTGCTGCACGGCCCGATATGACGGCCCATTGGGAATCGACACTGACACAAATCAGTGAGAAAAATTGTCGTTATCAGGATTTCATGCAGCCACTGGTGGCAACATTGCAAGATTTAATCAGTCAGGCAAAACAAAATCGTTCACCTCAGGTTTTTCGCGGGTTGCCAGCAGCACCGTCTGGGGCGATAAAGAAACGTAAAAAAGCACCGTCCAAAACCAAGGATAATAAGTCATGA